One genomic segment of Kocuria rhizophila DC2201 includes these proteins:
- a CDS encoding pyridoxal phosphate-dependent decarboxylase family protein produces the protein MSSSLLHQDTVTDLVRDVTAASAAGAARMAAARQPHEPSVHEDLTGAVSRIDLDAPLGDFDATLDELDSTWLRHAVWFHHPRTLAHLNCPVAVPAVAAETLAAAVNVSLDTWDQSTAATAMERSLLAWTAGRIGFPDAADGMFTPGGTTSNLQALMLARDECLERSAQTPGAPPRPVRAARLRILAGAEGHFSVVTAARILGLDDDCVIPVPVDSRGALSVPALERVLADLDSQSLEPMAVVATAGTTDRGVVDPLEQIGRVCGERGIWLHVDAAYGGGLLVSPAHRSMLDGIERADSVTVDFHKTWFQPVACSAVVVRDGRTLRHCTHHAAYLNPADTPEPNQVDRSLQTTRRFDALKLWVTLRTLGPDAIGEMFDTVIDLAARVAEELREDPRFELVCDPSLSTVLFRWLPPQDCADPRPDPWVRAVRRAVWDSGQATVAETEIAGRPCLKLTLLNPQTTVEDVREVLGLVHTTALHLTTREHTGKAVA, from the coding sequence ATGAGCTCTTCCCTGCTGCACCAGGACACCGTGACCGACCTCGTGAGGGACGTCACCGCGGCGTCCGCCGCCGGGGCGGCCCGTATGGCCGCCGCACGTCAGCCCCACGAGCCCTCGGTCCACGAGGACCTCACGGGCGCCGTGTCCCGTATCGACCTCGACGCGCCACTGGGCGACTTCGACGCGACGCTCGACGAGCTGGACTCCACCTGGCTGCGCCACGCCGTGTGGTTCCACCACCCGCGCACGCTCGCCCACCTCAACTGCCCCGTGGCCGTGCCCGCGGTGGCCGCCGAGACCCTGGCCGCGGCGGTCAACGTGTCCCTGGACACGTGGGACCAGTCCACGGCGGCCACCGCGATGGAGCGCTCGCTGCTCGCGTGGACCGCCGGGCGCATCGGCTTCCCGGACGCCGCAGACGGGATGTTCACCCCGGGCGGCACCACCTCCAACCTGCAGGCCCTGATGCTGGCCCGGGACGAGTGCCTCGAACGCTCCGCCCAGACCCCGGGCGCCCCACCCCGGCCTGTGCGGGCCGCCCGGCTGCGCATCCTGGCCGGCGCGGAGGGCCACTTCTCCGTGGTCACCGCCGCCCGCATCCTGGGCCTCGACGACGACTGCGTGATCCCCGTGCCGGTGGACTCCCGGGGTGCCCTGTCCGTGCCCGCCCTGGAACGGGTGCTCGCGGACCTGGACTCCCAGTCCCTGGAGCCCATGGCCGTGGTGGCGACCGCCGGGACCACGGACCGAGGGGTGGTGGACCCCCTGGAGCAGATCGGACGGGTGTGCGGTGAGCGCGGGATCTGGCTGCACGTGGACGCCGCCTACGGGGGTGGCCTGCTGGTCTCCCCCGCCCACCGGTCCATGCTGGACGGCATCGAGCGGGCCGACTCCGTGACCGTGGACTTCCACAAGACGTGGTTCCAGCCGGTCGCGTGCTCCGCCGTGGTGGTGCGCGACGGGCGCACGCTGCGCCACTGCACGCACCACGCGGCGTACCTCAATCCCGCGGACACCCCCGAGCCCAACCAGGTGGACCGCTCCCTGCAGACCACCCGCCGCTTCGACGCCCTCAAGCTCTGGGTCACCCTGCGCACCCTCGGCCCGGACGCGATCGGTGAGATGTTCGACACGGTGATCGACCTCGCGGCCCGTGTGGCGGAGGAGCTGCGCGAGGACCCGCGCTTCGAGCTCGTGTGCGATCCGAGCCTGAGCACGGTGCTGTTCCGCTGGCTGCCCCCGCAGGACTGCGCCGATCCCCGCCCGGACCCGTGGGTGCGGGCGGTCCGCCGCGCCGTGTGGGACTCCGGGCAGGCCACCGTGGCCGAGACGGAGATCGCCGGGCGCCCGTGCCTCAAGCTCACGCTGCTCAACCCGCAGACCACCGTGGAGGACGTCCGCGAGGTCCTGGGCCTGGTCCACACCACCGCCCTGCACCTGACCACCCGCGAGCACACCGGAAAGGCTGTCGCATGA
- a CDS encoding siderophore-interacting protein, whose translation MPHWERLAVRALGASETVLTVVGREPVSETYTRITVRDEGFLARHTPFPTLWLRLWFTSGGKDHQRAFTVTNPRPEQGLFDLEFALHEGAASDWARTCEPGDSIRASLLGSTPPWQPKRSPRHASGDAPAPVLGSDFPGRTVIVADPASLPAMNAMLPELSSQDVEVWFGYRNAADESLPVAACAHHTVRRVPHRGEHASMADAVLADWDSRRPTESDRFWIAVEAQENRRLSSTLRTRYGVPRTNIDATAYWRNA comes from the coding sequence ATGCCCCACTGGGAACGACTGGCCGTCCGCGCCCTGGGAGCATCCGAGACGGTGCTCACCGTGGTGGGCCGCGAGCCGGTGAGCGAGACCTACACCCGGATCACCGTGCGTGACGAGGGCTTCCTGGCCCGGCACACGCCGTTCCCCACCCTGTGGCTGCGGCTGTGGTTCACGTCCGGGGGCAAGGACCACCAGCGGGCGTTCACGGTGACCAACCCGCGCCCCGAGCAGGGTCTGTTCGACCTCGAGTTCGCCCTGCACGAGGGAGCGGCGTCCGACTGGGCGCGCACGTGCGAGCCCGGTGACAGCATCCGGGCGTCCCTGCTGGGCAGCACCCCGCCGTGGCAGCCCAAGCGCAGCCCTCGCCACGCCTCCGGGGACGCTCCCGCGCCGGTGCTGGGCTCGGACTTCCCGGGGCGCACCGTAATCGTGGCCGACCCCGCGAGCCTGCCCGCGATGAATGCGATGCTGCCCGAGCTGAGCTCCCAGGACGTGGAGGTCTGGTTCGGCTACCGCAACGCGGCGGACGAGTCCCTGCCGGTCGCGGCGTGCGCTCACCACACCGTGCGCCGCGTGCCCCACCGCGGCGAGCACGCCAGCATGGCGGACGCCGTGCTCGCGGACTGGGACTCCCGCCGGCCCACCGAGTCGGACCGGTTCTGGATCGCCGTGGAGGCGCAGGAGAACCGTCGGCTCAGCTCCACCCTGCGGACCCGCTACGGCGTCCCGCGCACGAACATCGACGCCACGGCGTACTGGAGGAACGCATGA
- a CDS encoding GNAT family N-acetyltransferase: MTPRESAPFPTDDAAPSRAAHAAPDRSTLDRGTPEDPLDLLCVGVGPFGLGLACLADPLTDVRAAFLDAADGFDWHPGLLFEDATLQVPFLADLVTMADPTSRFSFLQWLKETGQLYPFYVRESFYPLRRDYNAYCRWAAERVRGVHWGHRVVGVTRPAGEGPWCVEVDAHGERHVWWARHLVVGTGTVAQLPAQLSEVSGATVHAGEYLTRREDLVSREHVSVVGSGQSAAEVFLDLVTAPDGPAVDWITRSPRFYPMEYSKLSLELTSPDYLDHFRSLPEAERDRLNASQPQLHRGISDDTVDAIHEALYVRRGDAHAAPVRLVAATELTGAWHEAGRTVLQWRHTENHRVRETVTDAVVAATGYRPAALDWLEPVREQLTLDSAGRLSPERHHRASADGTVHVLNHGEHTHALTAPDLGMGALRNAHVLAHVTGRTPYATEAHTTFQSFGMIPQAASVPRVDPSQWHDGAVSLRAQGRSFSLRPVDVDADLPLLHAWLSAPRAHAWELVGASPEDVAREYRRMAEAPGEDAWLVSENGEPLALLETYDPARSPLAAVWPVRDGDAGLHLFVAPSTRPVPGTTRAVMAASLRFLFADPAVRRVLVEPDVRNEKIRAINRWAGFREVGECRLPGKTACVSVVDRADPAPWKDGEDDAAPERRSVPSSPGDDVRNSPAPGGPRPAAADSRERRPAPHSPGVGSHGAEDAPAPSGPRPPAATARDGSAPSPQERTAPSTATTRLAAGHGSTEVTR, from the coding sequence ATGACCCCCCGTGAATCCGCCCCGTTCCCGACCGACGACGCCGCGCCATCCCGCGCGGCCCACGCCGCTCCGGACCGCAGCACCCTGGACCGCGGCACGCCGGAGGACCCCCTGGACCTGCTGTGCGTGGGTGTGGGCCCCTTCGGCCTGGGTCTGGCGTGTCTCGCCGACCCCCTGACGGACGTGCGCGCCGCCTTCCTGGACGCCGCGGACGGCTTCGACTGGCACCCCGGGCTACTCTTCGAGGACGCCACCCTGCAGGTGCCGTTCCTGGCGGACCTCGTGACCATGGCGGACCCCACGTCCCGGTTCTCGTTCCTGCAGTGGCTCAAGGAGACGGGCCAGCTCTACCCGTTCTACGTGCGGGAATCCTTCTACCCGTTGCGGCGGGACTACAACGCGTACTGCCGCTGGGCCGCCGAGCGCGTGCGCGGGGTGCACTGGGGCCACCGGGTCGTGGGGGTCACCCGGCCCGCCGGTGAGGGCCCGTGGTGCGTGGAGGTCGACGCGCACGGCGAGCGCCACGTGTGGTGGGCCCGCCACCTGGTGGTGGGCACCGGCACCGTCGCGCAGCTGCCCGCGCAGCTCTCGGAGGTCTCCGGGGCCACGGTGCACGCGGGTGAGTACCTCACGCGGCGCGAGGACCTCGTGAGCCGGGAGCACGTGAGCGTGGTGGGCTCGGGGCAGTCCGCGGCCGAGGTGTTCCTGGACCTGGTCACTGCCCCGGACGGTCCCGCGGTGGACTGGATCACACGCTCGCCGCGCTTCTACCCCATGGAGTACTCCAAGCTCTCCCTGGAGCTGACCTCCCCGGACTACCTGGACCACTTCCGGTCCCTGCCGGAGGCGGAGCGGGACCGGCTCAACGCGTCCCAGCCGCAGCTGCACCGCGGGATCTCGGACGACACGGTGGACGCGATCCACGAGGCGCTCTACGTGCGCCGCGGGGACGCCCACGCGGCTCCGGTCCGTCTCGTGGCGGCCACCGAGCTGACCGGTGCGTGGCACGAGGCCGGGCGCACGGTGCTGCAGTGGCGCCACACGGAGAACCACCGGGTGCGCGAGACGGTCACGGACGCCGTGGTCGCCGCCACCGGCTATCGCCCGGCGGCCCTGGACTGGCTCGAGCCGGTCCGCGAGCAGCTCACCCTGGACTCGGCGGGGCGGCTGAGCCCCGAGCGCCACCACCGGGCGAGTGCGGACGGCACCGTGCACGTGCTCAACCACGGGGAGCACACCCATGCCCTCACCGCACCGGATCTGGGCATGGGCGCGCTGCGCAACGCCCACGTCCTGGCGCACGTCACCGGACGCACCCCCTACGCCACCGAGGCGCACACCACGTTCCAGAGCTTCGGGATGATCCCGCAGGCCGCCTCCGTGCCCCGGGTGGACCCCTCCCAGTGGCACGACGGCGCTGTAAGCCTCCGAGCGCAGGGCCGCTCGTTCTCGCTGCGGCCCGTGGACGTGGACGCCGATCTGCCGCTGCTCCACGCGTGGCTCAGCGCCCCGCGCGCCCACGCGTGGGAGCTCGTGGGCGCGTCCCCGGAAGACGTTGCGCGCGAGTACCGCCGGATGGCCGAGGCCCCCGGTGAGGACGCGTGGCTCGTGAGCGAGAACGGTGAACCCCTGGCCCTGCTCGAGACCTACGACCCCGCCCGCAGCCCGCTCGCCGCGGTGTGGCCCGTGCGCGACGGGGACGCCGGTCTGCACCTGTTCGTGGCTCCGTCCACCCGTCCCGTGCCCGGCACCACGCGCGCGGTGATGGCCGCGTCCCTTCGGTTCCTGTTCGCGGACCCGGCGGTGCGGCGGGTGCTCGTGGAACCGGACGTGCGCAACGAGAAGATCCGCGCGATCAACCGGTGGGCCGGGTTCCGCGAGGTCGGCGAGTGCCGGCTGCCGGGCAAGACTGCGTGCGTGAGCGTGGTCGACCGCGCGGACCCCGCCCCCTGGAAGGACGGGGAGGACGACGCCGCCCCCGAGCGCCGCAGTGTCCCCTCCTCCCCGGGCGACGACGTCAGGAACTCGCCCGCTCCCGGCGGCCCGCGCCCCGCGGCCGCAGACAGCCGCGAGCGACGCCCTGCACCGCACTCCCCGGGCGTCGGAAGCCATGGCGCCGAGGATGCGCCCGCACCCAGCGGTCCCCGTCCCCCGGCCGCCACCGCCCGGGACGGTTCGGCACCAAGCCCGCAGGAGCGGACCGCGCCCTCCACGGCAACCACCCGGCTGGCCGCCGGGCACGGCAGCACGGAGGTGACCCGATGA